In Trichoderma asperellum chromosome 1, complete sequence, a single window of DNA contains:
- a CDS encoding uncharacterized protein (EggNog:ENOG41) encodes MAEAELCVSTSRPLPKPKSAGSRHSTPESEKYKKTVPLVLTLTHPVLSLNLSTLFPFIRKSLVRLPFCHSLYPSLLPPSASLLLPLLGPGPVCLNCSLYRFSHCFQTSSFDCSRAHHCVFCLIYFFAKLELNSLWNMFSAQEVHEIRGSPPAKSNMLGVGAVMSRETFLPRKASTEFLSSIPRSLLHPQTPPDSTSGSPVVKHEGSFSSASSTISRECSPIPRLARLNSYTNPSVKLPSLEEFDQGVEAIARSYGSSRSWTPPSPLPTLRRGSILPQPLPSMLAFSIHEPTYPNYAISSEFCPSRLDGYPSPPPDNEGRHINQKYTTEEGDFIIYAWHDRKLKWQRIKQDFASMFGRTPERTVQGLQAWYYRMNQRIPLWDEDGWLIFDNDDDMEPKHISIKCRERDTQDRPMEPLGLAQRYPERAIHYSWVDPETKRKCRDWAAKRALQFRERRERRKRKEQRRLKI; translated from the exons ATGGCAGAAGCAGAGTTGTGCGTTAGCACGAGCAGGCCATTGCCCAAGCCCAAGTCCGCAGGGTCTCGACACTCCACGCCAGAGAGCGAGAAGTACAAGAAGACCGTGCCCCTCGTGTTGACTCTCACTCACCCAGTGTTATCCTTAAACCTATCCACTCTCTTTCCCTTCATACGCAAGTCTCTTGTTCGTCTACCCTTTTGTCACAGTCTCTATCCCTCGTTACTACCACCGTCTGccagtcttcttctccctctcctcggGCCTGGGCCAGTGTGTCTTAACTGCAGTCTCTATCGATTCAGCCATTGTTTTCAAACTTCAAGCTTCGATTGTTCAAGAGCTCACCATTGTGTGTTCTGtcttatatacttttttgcGAAACTTGAGCTCAACTCGCTCTGGAACATGTTCTCCGCACAAGAGGTTCACGAAATCCGTGGCTCTCCTCCGGCCAAATCCAACATGCTGGGTGTCGGCGCCGTCATGAGCAGAGAAACTTTCCTCCCTAGGAAGGCGTCTACTGAATTTCTATCTTCGATCCCAAGATCTCTACTCCACCCACAAACGCCTCCTGACTCAACCTCAGGCAGTCCAGTTGTCAAACATGAGG GGTCTTTCTCATCTGCTTCAAGTACCATCTCCCGAGAGTGCTCTCCGATCCCTCGCTTGGCTCGCCTCAACTCATACACCAACCCTTCTGTCAAATTGCCCAGCCTCGAGGAATTCGATCAAGGTGTAGAAGCCATCGCGCGATCGTATGGATCATCACGATCTTGGACCCCTCCTTCCCCTCTTCCCACACTCCGACGTGGCTCTATTCTGCCTCAGCCACTACCTTCAATGCTGGCCTTCTCAATCCATGAGCCCACTTATCCAAACTATGCCATCAGCAGCGAATTCTGCCCTTCAAGACTTGATGGCTATCCTAGCCCACCTCCTGACAATGAGGGGAGGCACATTAATCAAAAATACACAACAGAAGAGGGAGACTTCATCATCTACGCTTGGCACGACAGGAAGCTTAAGTGGCAGCGTATCAAGCAGGATTTTGCGAGCATGTTCGGCCGCACACCTGAAAGGACTGTCCAAGGCCTTCAGGCCTGGTACTACCGCATGAACCAGCGCATCCCCCTCTgggatgaagatggttgGCTGATCTTTgacaatgatgatgacatgGAGCCAAAACACATCAGCATCAAGTGTCGAGAGAGAGACACGCAGGATCGGCCAATGGAGCCTTTGGGTCTTGCCCAACGGTATCCTGAGCGAGCCATCCACTACTCTTGGGTCGATCCCGAAACAAAACGCAAGTGTCGAGACTGGG ctgcCAAACGTGCTCTGCAATTCCGTGAGCGCAGAGAGCGACggaagagaaaggagcagAGACGCCTAAAGATCTAA
- a CDS encoding uncharacterized protein (EggNog:ENOG41), protein MSIPPQLIRVKRKRDDDAPVTFLQLDEGAKRHRSEANWVYQRRESKATATGPVVSRGDGEPVIHVSRPEDGTSLTRSRSDEQRPTKRHADGQPTEQRKFHVSRAMLAQASATPGPTSPGYSKQVRIGPTIFVERTGRKKIIPKSSRQSLVIKDAQAIIAQDLEQDTLMSHNQPIEQRHLKKPGVAKQRDPSQEPPARAPLPQSLTHPHTEDMDKITADMNQWVLNEIGANLHAMEVEKKQAERPKFRPRAPEKRYQERHPEAAAPPTVSTEDTVDTPMADASEEEGDGEEWVIEEYVRVPAHSMGLDVLPSDVGLLVLNGEQESMLFYGSPEDEDEENDEDDEDENAENYYTADYPEDEVDTEDEYDRHAYMFRNANASDEEEFDDNEYDSDELVMEGQDDDDDDDARMDRIRDFMKRNAGFR, encoded by the exons ATGTCGATCCCGCCGCAGCTTATCCGGGTCAAGCGCAAACGGGACGATGATGCCCCCGTTACTTTTCTGC AGCTCGATGAAGGGGCCAAGCGGCACCGCAGCGAGGCAAATTGGGTGTATCAGCGACGAGAATCAAAAGCCACGGCCACAGGCCCTGTTGTTAGCCGCGGTGATGGCGAGCCGGTGATTCACGTCTCGCGGCCAGAGGATGGCACCTCTCTGACTAGGTCACGCAGCGACGAGCAAAGACCTACGAAGCGACATGCTGATGGGCAACCTACAGAGCAGCGCAAATTCCATGTGTCGCGAGCGATGCTGGCGCAAGCATCTGCCACTCCTGGACCGACCAGCCCAGGGTACTCGAAGCAGGTGCGGATCGGGCCAACCATATTTGTTGAGCGTACTGGGCGTAAGAAAATCATACCGAAATCTTCGCGCCAGAGCCTTGTCATAAAAGATGCCCAGGCTATCATCGCACAGGACCTCGAACAAGATACTCTGATGAGCCACAACCAGCCCATTGAACAAAGACATCTGAAGAAGCCTGGAGTTGCGAAGCAGCGTGACCCTTCCCAAGAGCCCCCGGCTCGTGCCCCTCTTCCGCAGTCCCTAACTCATCCTCACACCGAAGATATGGATAAGATAACTGCCGATATGAATCAATGGGTGCTAAACGAGATTGGTGCAAACTTGCATGCCATGGAGgtggagaagaaacaagcTGAGAGACCAAAATTCAGGCCTAGAGCCCCTGAAAAGAGATATCAAGAGCGCCACCCTGAAGCTGCGGCACCACCAACAGTCTCTACCGAAGATACAGTAGATACTCCCATGGCAGATGCAagcgaggaagaaggagatggtGAGGAATGGGTCATTGAAGAGTATGTTCGCGTCCCAGCTCACTCCATGGGCCTCGATGTGCTTCCGTCCGATGTCGGTCTCTTGGTATTGAACGGAGAGCAAGAGAGCATGCTGTTCTACGGATCccctgaagatgaagatgaggaaaatgatgaggacgatgaagatgagaatg CGGAAAACTACTACACGGCAGACTATCCGGAAGACGAAGTTGATACCGAGGACGAATACGACCGTCACGCTTACATGTTCCGCAATGCTAATGCCTCGGACGAGGAAGAGTTTGATGATAACGAATATGACAGCGATGAACTTGTTATGGAGGgccaagacgacgacgacgacgacgacgcaaGAATGGACCGCATCCGAGATTTCATGAAACGTAATGCTGGTTTTCGATAG